A genome region from Solirubrobacter pauli includes the following:
- a CDS encoding Lrp/AsnC family transcriptional regulator, translating into MPLDRVDRQMLAILQSEGRISNAALAERLHMSPSPCLRRLRALESSGVITGYTAVLDRPRLGLALTVFVDLKVERHSDQSAAEISRALSAAPEIISAHIVSGVADFRLEVVVRDLVDYERLMFDTLLKLPHVTDVRSDFVLRTVKSAAPLPL; encoded by the coding sequence ATGCCCCTGGACCGCGTCGACCGCCAGATGCTGGCCATCCTGCAGAGCGAAGGCCGGATCTCCAACGCCGCGCTCGCCGAGCGGCTGCACATGTCCCCGTCGCCGTGCCTGCGCCGCCTGCGCGCGCTGGAGTCGTCCGGCGTGATCACCGGCTACACCGCCGTGCTCGACCGTCCGCGCCTCGGCCTGGCGCTCACCGTGTTCGTCGACCTCAAGGTCGAGCGGCACTCGGACCAGTCCGCGGCCGAGATCTCGCGCGCGCTGTCGGCGGCGCCCGAGATCATCTCCGCGCACATCGTCTCCGGGGTCGCCGACTTCCGCCTCGAGGTCGTCGTCCGCGACCTCGTCGACTACGAGCGCCTGATGTTCGACACGCTCCTCAAGCTCCCGCACGTGACCGATGTGCGGTCGGACTTCGTCCTGCGCACGGTCAAGTCGGCCGCTCCACTGCCGCTCTGA
- a CDS encoding APC family permease — MLTTRTAIALYVGAVLGPGVLFIPAVAAREAGPASILAWAGLLALSVPLAATFAALGTRQPEAGGTAAYVRKAFGRRAGATTGWWFLGGVVIGAPAVALVGGFYVAELLGAGRGAAVAAAAGMVGIVLVTNAASLHTTARLQLGLAAVLAGLLLVAVVTALPHSEAENWTPFAPHGWLAIGGAASVLMFSFVGWEAGSHLAGELQDPRRQLPRAIGTALAVVVVLYLGLAAATVGVGTQSDVPLADLMGAGLGDAGRRITALLAVLLTMGTMNTYVAAATRLAGALAQEGNAPRFLASPRLALATMAGIAGALLVVLGVELLDVDALMRATSALFVAVYVTATAAGSRLLDGAARIAARVAFVAVLVVFAFSGAYILVPLVIIAVTKLSLSRRAVLVAQ; from the coding sequence ATGCTCACCACGCGGACGGCCATCGCCCTCTACGTCGGCGCCGTGCTCGGCCCGGGAGTGCTGTTCATCCCGGCGGTCGCCGCGCGGGAGGCCGGCCCCGCGTCGATCCTGGCGTGGGCGGGGCTGCTGGCGCTGTCGGTGCCGCTCGCGGCGACGTTCGCGGCGCTCGGTACCCGCCAGCCGGAGGCGGGCGGCACGGCGGCGTACGTGCGCAAGGCGTTCGGCCGCCGGGCCGGTGCGACGACGGGCTGGTGGTTCCTCGGCGGCGTCGTGATCGGCGCGCCGGCCGTCGCGCTCGTCGGCGGGTTCTACGTGGCCGAGCTGCTCGGCGCCGGGCGCGGCGCGGCGGTCGCGGCGGCGGCCGGGATGGTCGGCATCGTCCTGGTGACGAACGCGGCGAGCCTGCACACCACGGCGCGGCTGCAGCTGGGGCTGGCCGCGGTGCTCGCCGGGCTGCTGCTCGTCGCCGTCGTCACGGCGCTGCCACACAGCGAGGCCGAGAACTGGACGCCGTTCGCACCCCACGGCTGGCTCGCGATCGGCGGTGCGGCGAGCGTGCTGATGTTCTCGTTCGTCGGCTGGGAGGCCGGCTCGCACCTCGCGGGCGAGCTGCAGGACCCACGACGCCAGCTGCCGCGGGCGATCGGCACCGCGCTCGCCGTCGTGGTCGTCCTCTACCTCGGCCTGGCGGCGGCGACGGTGGGCGTCGGGACGCAATCCGACGTGCCACTCGCGGACCTGATGGGCGCCGGGCTCGGCGACGCCGGCCGGCGGATCACCGCACTGCTCGCGGTCTTGCTGACGATGGGCACGATGAACACGTACGTGGCCGCCGCCACGCGGCTGGCGGGTGCGTTGGCGCAGGAGGGGAACGCGCCGCGATTCCTCGCCTCGCCCAGGCTCGCGCTCGCGACGATGGCGGGCATCGCCGGCGCGTTGCTGGTCGTCCTCGGGGTGGAGCTGCTCGACGTGGACGCGTTGATGCGGGCCACGAGCGCGCTGTTTGTGGCGGTCTACGTCACGGCCACCGCGGCCGGGAGCCGGCTGCTCGACGGGGCGGCGCGGATCGCCGCGCGGGTCGCGTTCGTCGCCGTCCTGGTCGTGTTCGCCTTCTCCGGCGCGTACATCCTCGTGCCGCTCGTGATCATCGCGGTCACCAAGCTGTCGCTGTCGCGGCGCGCGGTGCTGGTCGCTCAGTAG
- a CDS encoding DUF3303 domain-containing protein: MHFMVIERFRAGARPVYERFGEQGRLMPDGLEFVASWVSADLGRVFQVMECEDVTLLQRWVASWEDLTEFEIVPVVPGGSGTAEAVLGS, from the coding sequence ATGCACTTCATGGTGATCGAACGTTTCCGGGCCGGTGCCCGTCCGGTCTACGAGCGCTTCGGGGAGCAGGGGCGCCTGATGCCGGACGGGCTCGAGTTCGTCGCGAGCTGGGTCTCCGCGGACCTAGGTCGCGTGTTCCAGGTGATGGAGTGCGAGGACGTCACGCTCCTCCAGCGCTGGGTCGCGAGTTGGGAGGACCTCACGGAGTTCGAGATCGTCCCGGTCGTCCCGGGCGGGAGCGGGACCGCCGAGGCCGTCCTGGGGAGCTGA
- a CDS encoding VOC family protein: MKIATTQIWVHDQDEALAFYTQKLGFEVREDVTMPELGNFRWLTVAPAGSDVALVLMAIPGPPAFDDERFKAAQEAMSKGVATAVFFTTDDIQGEYETLRARGVEFTEPPEERPYGIDCGFRDPSGNHFRLSQLTQVATPA, encoded by the coding sequence ATGAAGATCGCCACCACGCAGATTTGGGTTCACGACCAGGACGAGGCGCTCGCGTTCTACACGCAGAAGCTGGGCTTCGAGGTCCGTGAGGACGTCACGATGCCCGAGCTGGGCAACTTCCGCTGGCTGACGGTCGCGCCGGCCGGCTCCGACGTCGCGCTCGTCCTGATGGCCATCCCCGGCCCTCCGGCGTTCGACGACGAGCGCTTCAAGGCCGCCCAGGAGGCGATGTCGAAGGGCGTCGCGACCGCCGTGTTCTTCACGACCGACGACATCCAGGGCGAGTACGAGACGCTCCGGGCCCGCGGCGTCGAGTTCACCGAGCCGCCGGAGGAGCGCCCGTACGGCATCGACTGCGGCTTTCGCGACCCCTCCGGCAACCACTTCCGGCTGTCCCAGCTGACCCAGGTCGCCACGCCCGCCTGA
- a CDS encoding helix-turn-helix transcriptional regulator → MAQVSPTRHLLRGKDLADLRYSEPLGVDDMAAAAGLSRAHFSRAFRKEFGVSPHVYLLTRRLERAAALLRNTDRTIAEICFDVGLTSVGSFTTSFKRMFDATPAQYRAQHPPAGARAMVPSCVVRAYGRPQHRTFREDNGAGPE, encoded by the coding sequence GTGGCCCAGGTCTCACCGACACGGCATCTGCTCCGGGGCAAGGACCTCGCGGACCTCCGGTACAGCGAGCCGCTCGGCGTCGACGACATGGCCGCGGCCGCCGGCCTCTCCCGCGCGCACTTCTCCCGCGCGTTCCGCAAGGAGTTCGGCGTCTCCCCGCACGTGTACCTGCTCACCCGCCGGCTCGAGCGGGCCGCCGCGCTCCTGCGCAACACCGACCGCACGATCGCCGAGATCTGCTTCGACGTCGGGCTCACCAGCGTCGGCTCGTTCACCACGAGCTTCAAGCGCATGTTCGACGCCACGCCGGCCCAGTACCGCGCGCAGCACCCACCCGCCGGCGCCCGGGCGATGGTGCCCAGCTGCGTCGTCCGCGCGTACGGGCGACCGCAACACCGCACGTTTCGAGAAGACAACGGCGCGGGCCCGGAATAG
- a CDS encoding NADP-dependent isocitrate dehydrogenase: MKLIYTYTDEAPALATHSLLPIVEAFAAQAGVDIELRDISLAGRILAQFPDRLTDEQRVADALTELGELAKTPEANIIKLPNISASIPQLKAAIKELQDAGYDIPDYPDDPTTDDAIAAREAYDRVKGSAVNPVLREGNSDRRAPASVKAYAQAHPHSMGEWSKDSRTHVATMADGDFRSTELSVTVPHADELQIEFVAADGTATVLKADIKVQEGEVIDGAVMRARALDAFLAEQIADAKEQGLLFSLHLKATMMKVSDPIIFGHAVRTFFAGVFTEHREELEQLGASPNNGLGAILSALDGLPGKDGERIRAAIEATYETAPAIAMVDSDRGITNLHVPSDIIIDASMPAMIRSSGQLWNAEGAQQDTKAVIPDHSYAALYAETIDFCREHGAFDPATMGTTPNVGLMAQKAEEYGSHDKTFEIAANGRVRVVDAAGDVLLEHEVEAGDIWRACQTKDAPIRDWVRLAVERARATGVPAVFWLDRTRAHDAELLKKVDAYLAEHDTDGLQIEILPVAEATRFTLERAARGEDTISVTGNVLRDYLTDLFPILELGTSAKMLSIVPLMQGGGLFETGAGGSAPKHVQQLVKENHLRWDSLGEFLALAVSLEFLAEKTDNPRAQVLATTLDAATGSLLENGKSPQRKVGQLDNRGSHFYLALYWAQALAAQSDDPELADAFKPLAERLSAEEEAIAGELEAAQGEGVDLGGYYFVDREKATAIMRPSETFNAALETLAAKA; this comes from the coding sequence ATGAAGCTCATCTACACGTATACGGACGAGGCGCCGGCGCTGGCGACGCACTCGTTGCTGCCGATCGTCGAGGCGTTCGCCGCTCAGGCGGGCGTCGACATCGAGTTGCGGGACATCTCGCTCGCCGGGCGGATCCTCGCCCAGTTCCCCGACCGGCTGACGGATGAGCAGCGGGTGGCCGACGCGCTGACCGAGCTGGGCGAGCTCGCGAAGACGCCCGAGGCGAACATCATCAAGCTGCCGAACATCAGCGCCTCGATCCCGCAGCTGAAGGCGGCCATCAAGGAGCTGCAGGACGCGGGCTACGACATCCCGGACTATCCGGACGACCCGACCACGGACGACGCGATCGCCGCGCGCGAGGCGTACGACCGCGTGAAGGGCTCGGCGGTGAACCCGGTGCTGCGCGAGGGCAACTCGGACCGCCGCGCGCCCGCGTCGGTGAAGGCGTACGCGCAGGCACACCCGCACTCGATGGGCGAGTGGTCCAAGGACAGCCGCACGCACGTCGCGACGATGGCGGACGGCGACTTCCGCTCGACCGAGCTGTCGGTGACGGTGCCGCACGCGGACGAGCTGCAGATCGAGTTCGTGGCGGCCGACGGCACCGCGACGGTGCTCAAGGCCGACATCAAGGTCCAGGAGGGCGAGGTCATCGACGGCGCGGTCATGCGCGCCCGGGCGCTGGACGCGTTCCTGGCCGAGCAGATCGCCGACGCCAAGGAGCAGGGGCTGCTGTTCTCCCTGCACCTGAAGGCGACGATGATGAAGGTCTCGGACCCGATCATCTTCGGCCACGCCGTGCGGACGTTCTTCGCGGGCGTGTTCACCGAGCACCGCGAGGAGCTCGAGCAGCTCGGCGCGAGCCCGAACAACGGCCTCGGCGCGATCCTGTCGGCGCTGGACGGGCTGCCCGGCAAGGACGGCGAGCGCATCCGCGCGGCGATCGAGGCGACCTACGAGACCGCGCCGGCCATCGCGATGGTGGACTCGGACCGCGGGATCACGAACCTGCACGTGCCGAGCGACATCATCATCGACGCGTCGATGCCGGCGATGATCCGCTCGTCCGGCCAGCTGTGGAACGCCGAGGGCGCTCAGCAGGACACGAAGGCCGTCATCCCGGACCACTCGTACGCCGCGCTGTACGCCGAGACGATCGACTTCTGCCGCGAGCACGGCGCGTTCGACCCGGCGACGATGGGCACGACGCCCAACGTCGGCCTGATGGCGCAGAAGGCCGAGGAGTACGGCAGCCACGACAAGACGTTCGAGATCGCGGCCAACGGGCGTGTGCGCGTGGTCGACGCGGCGGGCGACGTGCTGCTCGAGCACGAGGTCGAGGCGGGCGACATCTGGCGCGCGTGCCAGACCAAGGACGCCCCGATCCGGGACTGGGTGCGCCTGGCCGTCGAGCGCGCGCGGGCGACCGGCGTGCCGGCCGTGTTCTGGCTCGACCGCACGCGGGCCCACGACGCAGAGCTTCTGAAGAAGGTCGACGCGTACCTCGCCGAGCACGACACGGACGGGCTGCAGATCGAGATCCTGCCGGTCGCCGAGGCGACGCGGTTCACGCTCGAGCGCGCGGCGCGCGGCGAGGACACGATCTCGGTCACGGGCAACGTGCTGCGCGACTACCTGACGGATCTGTTCCCGATCCTCGAGCTCGGCACGAGCGCGAAGATGCTCTCGATCGTGCCGCTGATGCAGGGCGGCGGGCTGTTCGAGACGGGCGCGGGCGGCTCGGCCCCCAAGCACGTGCAGCAACTGGTGAAGGAGAACCACCTGCGCTGGGACTCGCTGGGTGAGTTCCTCGCGCTGGCGGTGTCGCTCGAGTTCCTCGCGGAGAAGACCGACAACCCGCGCGCGCAGGTGCTGGCCACGACGCTGGACGCGGCGACCGGCTCGCTGCTCGAGAACGGCAAGTCGCCGCAGCGCAAGGTCGGGCAGCTCGACAACCGTGGCAGCCACTTCTACCTGGCGCTCTACTGGGCGCAGGCGCTGGCGGCGCAGTCGGACGACCCGGAGCTGGCGGACGCGTTCAAGCCGCTCGCGGAGCGTCTCTCGGCCGAGGAGGAGGCGATCGCCGGCGAGCTCGAGGCCGCGCAGGGCGAGGGCGTGGACCTCGGCGGCTACTACTTCGTCGACCGCGAGAAGGCGACGGCGATCATGCGGCCGAGCGAGACGTTCAACGCCGCGCTCGAGACACTCGCCGCGAAGGCGTAG
- a CDS encoding VOC family protein: MGERTSYAPGTLSWTELLTSDADAAKAFYTELFGWSYDDRPIGDGMVYSMAQRDGKSVAALYQSQDPPHWNCYVTVESVDETVEAARGLGAQILAEPFDVMTAGRSAAIADPTGAVLYLWEAGDNIGAYLVNQPGAMAWNDLVTAKPDAAADFYGALFGWTVEEIPNAGGYRSIKNGERTNGGVMPLDGPSAWMPYFGHESVDAVIERIDGLGGKLMTGPLPVPSGQFAVFLDPQGAVFGVLESNAYDD; the protein is encoded by the coding sequence ATGGGCGAACGAACGAGCTACGCGCCCGGGACGCTGTCCTGGACCGAGCTGCTGACGAGCGACGCTGACGCCGCCAAGGCGTTCTACACCGAGCTGTTCGGCTGGTCGTACGACGACCGTCCGATCGGCGACGGGATGGTCTACTCGATGGCGCAGCGCGACGGCAAGAGCGTCGCGGCGCTCTATCAGAGCCAGGACCCGCCGCATTGGAACTGCTACGTGACGGTCGAGTCGGTGGACGAGACGGTCGAGGCGGCGCGCGGGCTGGGCGCGCAGATCCTCGCCGAGCCGTTCGACGTGATGACCGCGGGGCGGTCGGCGGCGATCGCGGACCCCACAGGCGCGGTGCTGTACCTCTGGGAGGCGGGTGACAACATCGGCGCGTACCTCGTCAACCAGCCCGGTGCGATGGCGTGGAACGACCTCGTCACGGCCAAGCCGGACGCGGCCGCCGACTTCTACGGCGCGCTGTTCGGGTGGACGGTGGAGGAGATCCCGAACGCCGGCGGCTACCGGAGCATCAAGAACGGCGAGCGGACGAACGGCGGCGTCATGCCGTTGGACGGCCCGTCCGCGTGGATGCCGTACTTCGGGCACGAGAGCGTCGACGCGGTGATCGAGCGCATCGACGGGCTCGGCGGCAAGCTGATGACCGGGCCGCTGCCGGTCCCGTCCGGGCAGTTCGCGGTGTTCCTCGACCCGCAGGGCGCGGTGTTCGGCGTGCTGGAGTCCAACGCGTACGACGACTGA
- a CDS encoding cupin domain-containing protein, translating to MQLETWAAPPGEVIPNHPRFEVLLYRGVDVRDAQGLLAAHGWGGSWVDGVFDFHHFHSTSHEVLAVIAGAAEIELGGPQGQTFAVSAGDVIVLPAGTGHRRASASADFRVVGAYPAGQEDYDLLREADEAARARIDALAPPPQDPVGGGGVARWRAG from the coding sequence ATGCAGCTGGAGACGTGGGCCGCCCCGCCGGGTGAGGTGATCCCGAACCACCCGCGCTTCGAGGTGCTGCTGTACCGCGGCGTGGACGTGCGCGACGCGCAAGGGCTCTTGGCGGCGCACGGCTGGGGCGGCTCCTGGGTCGACGGCGTGTTCGACTTCCACCACTTCCACTCGACGTCGCACGAGGTGCTGGCGGTGATCGCGGGCGCCGCGGAGATCGAGCTCGGTGGGCCGCAGGGCCAGACGTTCGCGGTCTCCGCCGGGGACGTGATCGTGCTTCCGGCCGGGACCGGGCACCGGCGCGCGAGCGCGTCGGCGGACTTCCGCGTCGTCGGCGCGTACCCGGCAGGGCAGGAGGACTACGACCTGCTGCGCGAGGCCGACGAGGCGGCCCGCGCCCGGATCGACGCGCTGGCGCCGCCGCCGCAGGACCCGGTGGGCGGCGGGGGCGTCGCGCGCTGGCGCGCCGGGTAG
- a CDS encoding DUF7218 family protein has product MAKDHGSSVKDDKQYEALRDQGASKEKAARIANSDTKSTSKKGGKAPAYEDWTKDDLEQRAKEVGIEGRSDMNKGELIKALRDH; this is encoded by the coding sequence ATGGCCAAAGATCACGGATCGTCGGTGAAGGACGACAAGCAGTACGAAGCGCTGCGCGACCAGGGCGCGAGCAAGGAGAAGGCGGCGCGGATCGCCAACTCGGACACGAAGTCGACGTCCAAGAAGGGTGGCAAGGCGCCCGCCTACGAGGACTGGACGAAGGACGACCTCGAGCAGCGGGCCAAGGAAGTCGGCATCGAGGGGCGCTCGGACATGAACAAGGGCGAGTTGATCAAGGCGCTGCGCGACCACTAG
- a CDS encoding TROVE domain-containing protein: protein MPNSAGGFAWAVDDWTRLRRFLILGSESGSYYAGEHALTRANADAVARAIAADGRRAVGEIVTISRAGRAASNDPAIFALAMAAAAADEATRTAALDALPQVCRTGTHLFTFARHVEQFRGWGRALRRGVGRWYVEQPVDRVAYQAIKYRRRDGMSHRDLLRLAHPGAKTRAGNPRLPVSDEHARLFEWIVRGGEPAARGAGESAMGAGGESVARGAVGAGGETAARGAAARDGLPAVIGAFEAAQGSGSARETAALVRAYGLPREAVRPEHLDDREVWAALLERMPMTALLRNLATLTRVGVITPGSVGADLAAEQLGDVERLRTARVHPITVLSALRTYARGRGVRGQHTWAPVARIVDALDGAFYAAFGNVEPAGTRMLLALDVSGSMTCGEIAGVPGLTPRDASAAMALVTAATEARHEIVGFFAGDGGWKSGQRDWHRYGGITPLSISPRQRLTDAIGAVSSLPFGGTDCSLPMRYALAEGREIDTFVVYTDSETWHGEIHPAQALREYRERTGIAARLVVIGMVANGFTIADPEDPGMLDIVGFDGATPEVVSGFARGVV from the coding sequence GTGCCGAACTCGGCCGGCGGCTTCGCCTGGGCCGTGGACGACTGGACGCGCCTGCGGCGCTTCCTGATCCTCGGCTCCGAGAGCGGCTCGTACTACGCGGGCGAGCACGCGCTCACCCGTGCGAACGCGGACGCCGTCGCGCGGGCGATCGCGGCCGACGGCCGGCGCGCCGTCGGCGAGATCGTGACGATCTCCCGCGCCGGCCGGGCGGCCTCCAACGACCCGGCAATCTTCGCGCTGGCGATGGCGGCCGCGGCCGCCGACGAGGCGACCCGCACGGCCGCCCTCGACGCGCTCCCGCAGGTCTGCCGCACCGGCACGCACCTATTCACGTTCGCGCGTCACGTCGAGCAGTTCCGCGGCTGGGGCCGCGCGCTGCGCCGCGGCGTCGGCCGCTGGTACGTCGAGCAGCCGGTCGACCGCGTCGCCTACCAGGCGATCAAGTACCGCCGGCGCGACGGCATGAGCCACCGCGACCTGCTCCGCCTCGCCCACCCGGGCGCGAAGACCCGCGCGGGCAACCCGCGCCTGCCCGTCAGCGACGAGCACGCGCGCCTGTTCGAGTGGATCGTCCGGGGCGGCGAGCCGGCCGCGCGTGGGGCCGGAGAGTCCGCGATGGGCGCGGGCGGCGAGTCCGTGGCGCGTGGCGCGGTGGGCGCGGGCGGCGAGACCGCGGCGCGTGGCGCGGCCGCTCGCGACGGGCTGCCCGCCGTGATCGGCGCGTTCGAGGCCGCGCAGGGCTCCGGCTCGGCGCGGGAGACCGCCGCACTCGTGCGGGCGTACGGCCTGCCGCGTGAGGCGGTCCGGCCCGAGCACCTGGACGATCGCGAGGTGTGGGCGGCGCTGCTCGAGCGGATGCCGATGACCGCGCTGTTGCGCAACCTCGCGACGCTTACGCGCGTGGGGGTCATCACGCCGGGGTCGGTGGGTGCCGATCTGGCGGCCGAGCAGCTCGGCGACGTCGAGCGGTTGCGGACCGCGCGGGTGCACCCGATCACGGTGCTGTCCGCGTTGCGCACGTACGCGCGCGGGCGCGGGGTGCGCGGGCAGCACACGTGGGCGCCGGTGGCGCGGATCGTCGACGCGCTCGACGGAGCGTTCTACGCGGCGTTCGGCAACGTCGAGCCGGCGGGAACGCGGATGCTGCTCGCGTTGGACGTGTCCGGGTCGATGACGTGCGGCGAGATCGCGGGCGTGCCGGGGCTGACGCCGCGGGACGCGTCGGCGGCGATGGCGCTCGTGACCGCGGCCACGGAGGCGCGGCACGAGATCGTCGGGTTCTTCGCCGGCGACGGCGGCTGGAAGTCGGGGCAGCGCGACTGGCACCGCTACGGCGGGATCACGCCGCTCTCGATCAGCCCGCGCCAGCGTTTGACGGATGCGATCGGCGCCGTGTCCAGCCTGCCGTTCGGCGGGACCGACTGCTCGCTGCCGATGCGGTACGCGCTCGCCGAGGGCCGTGAGATCGACACGTTCGTGGTCTACACGGACTCGGAGACGTGGCACGGCGAGATCCACCCGGCCCAGGCGCTGCGGGAGTACCGCGAGCGGACCGGGATCGCCGCGCGGCTCGTCGTGATCGGCATGGTTGCGAACGGGTTCACGATCGCCGACCCCGAGGACCCGGGGATGCTGGACATCGTCGGGTTCGACGGCGCGACGCCGGAAGTGGTCTCCGGCTTCGCGCGCGGGGTGGTGTAG
- a CDS encoding acetamidase/formamidase family protein has translation MAIQDTSTARRTVIVDTFTDGVLGPDVQQLGPVADGGHIVWNSTPGCWGPMITPAIRGGHEVCTPVAVEGAEPGDAIAIRIKDIAVTSRATASGNDQAMEGRFNGDPYCAAVCPGCGAEWPETRLEGIGETAVRCVACGADATPFTFTNGYTLAFDGRLGLSVHEDRAREIAGDAAAYAQLPDNSAQNPILTFAPSDLVGVVTRMRPFLGQLGTTPSAPMPDSHNAGDFGAFLVGAPHRFAMDAQALQQHKTDGHLDIDAVRAGAILVCPVKVPGGGVYLGDMHAMQGDGEIAGHTADVAGTVTLQVEVLKALGIDGPVLFPVLEDLPFLARPLTADERARALALAEREGVTAIEESLPISVIGTGPDLNSATDNGLARAAKLLDMSVPEVMNRATITGAIEIGRAPGVVQVTFRAPLPALEAAGLLGYAIEQYGAVA, from the coding sequence ATGGCGATTCAGGACACGTCGACCGCACGCCGCACCGTCATCGTCGACACGTTCACCGACGGGGTGCTCGGCCCGGACGTGCAGCAGCTCGGCCCCGTGGCCGACGGCGGGCACATCGTCTGGAACTCGACGCCCGGGTGCTGGGGGCCGATGATCACGCCCGCGATCCGCGGCGGGCACGAGGTGTGCACGCCGGTCGCGGTCGAGGGCGCGGAGCCGGGCGACGCGATCGCGATCCGCATCAAGGACATCGCGGTCACCTCGCGCGCGACCGCATCGGGCAACGACCAGGCGATGGAGGGCCGCTTCAACGGCGATCCGTACTGCGCGGCGGTGTGCCCGGGCTGCGGCGCGGAGTGGCCCGAGACGCGGCTCGAGGGCATCGGCGAGACCGCGGTGCGCTGCGTCGCGTGCGGGGCGGACGCGACGCCCTTCACGTTCACCAACGGCTACACGCTCGCGTTCGACGGCCGCCTGGGCCTGTCGGTCCACGAGGACCGCGCACGCGAGATCGCGGGCGACGCCGCGGCCTACGCCCAGCTGCCGGACAACAGCGCGCAGAACCCGATCCTGACGTTCGCGCCGAGCGACCTCGTCGGCGTGGTCACGCGCATGCGGCCGTTCCTCGGCCAGCTCGGCACGACGCCCAGCGCCCCGATGCCGGACTCGCACAACGCGGGCGACTTCGGCGCGTTCCTCGTCGGCGCCCCGCACAGGTTCGCGATGGACGCCCAGGCGCTTCAGCAGCACAAGACGGACGGGCACCTGGACATCGACGCCGTGCGCGCCGGCGCGATCCTCGTCTGCCCGGTGAAGGTGCCGGGCGGCGGCGTCTACCTCGGCGACATGCACGCGATGCAGGGCGACGGCGAGATCGCCGGGCACACCGCCGACGTGGCCGGCACGGTCACGCTGCAGGTCGAGGTGCTCAAGGCGCTCGGCATCGACGGGCCGGTGCTGTTCCCGGTGCTCGAGGACCTGCCGTTCCTGGCGCGTCCGCTGACCGCCGACGAGCGCGCCCGCGCGCTGGCGCTGGCCGAGCGCGAGGGCGTCACGGCGATCGAGGAGTCGCTGCCGATCTCGGTCATCGGCACCGGCCCGGACCTGAACTCGGCGACCGACAACGGCCTGGCGCGCGCCGCGAAGCTGCTGGACATGAGCGTGCCCGAGGTGATGAACCGCGCCACGATCACGGGCGCGATCGAGATCGGTCGCGCGCCGGGCGTCGTGCAGGTCACGTTCCGGGCGCCGCTGCCCGCGCTCGAGGCCGCCGGCCTCCTCGGGTACGCGATCGAGCAGTACGGAGCGGTCGCTTAA
- a CDS encoding MoaD/ThiS family protein has protein sequence MTVRVRLGAGLARLSAAPLKSVQISEGATVGELFARLAQDEPDLAPALRSVLPVVAGEHVTRDRRLEHGQEVALLLPVSGG, from the coding sequence TTGACGGTTCGGGTCCGTCTCGGCGCTGGGCTCGCGCGCCTCTCGGCCGCGCCGCTGAAGTCTGTCCAGATCTCCGAAGGCGCCACCGTCGGTGAGCTCTTCGCCCGGCTCGCCCAGGACGAGCCGGACCTCGCGCCCGCGCTGCGATCGGTGCTGCCGGTCGTCGCGGGCGAGCACGTGACCCGCGACCGACGGCTGGAGCACGGCCAGGAGGTCGCCCTGCTGCTGCCGGTCTCCGGCGGCTGA